Proteins from a genomic interval of Candidatus Methanoperedens sp.:
- the porA gene encoding pyruvate synthase subunit PorA, with translation MRNRMKVVEGSYAVAHAVKVCRPNVISAYPITPQTHIVEDLSQFAADGEMNCEYMNVESEFSAISALIGASATGARTYSSTTSQGLALMHEALFNASGMRLPIIMTVVNRALSAPINIWNDQQDSISQRDAGWIQLYAEDVQESADMVPQIYKIAEDPEVLLPAMSCMDGFILSHVYEPVILLEQSLTDEFLPAYSPEFVLDPKNPMSFGAFADPSTYTEFRYNQEKAMGVALKKIEEVASEFKDVYGRYYGGLIDGYALDDADIVIMAMGSVIGTIKDTIDELRSKGESVGLLKVRAFRPFPADAIRAALKNAKVVVTLDKNISIGKNEGALCTEVKACLHNTDLRTPVIGFMLGHGGRDISMNTIKKIINKAKLVEKGIFIESEFADLREDFI, from the coding sequence ATGAGGAACAGGATGAAAGTCGTGGAAGGCTCTTACGCAGTCGCGCACGCGGTCAAGGTGTGCAGGCCCAATGTGATATCAGCCTACCCTATAACCCCTCAGACACATATCGTGGAAGACCTGTCACAGTTCGCTGCAGACGGTGAAATGAACTGCGAGTACATGAACGTGGAATCAGAGTTCTCAGCGATCTCTGCCCTGATAGGAGCCAGCGCCACAGGGGCAAGGACCTATTCCTCAACGACCTCGCAGGGACTTGCGCTGATGCATGAGGCGCTATTCAATGCCTCCGGCATGAGACTGCCTATTATTATGACCGTGGTGAACCGGGCGCTGAGTGCCCCCATCAATATATGGAACGATCAGCAGGACTCAATATCGCAGAGAGATGCCGGCTGGATCCAGCTCTATGCAGAGGATGTCCAGGAGTCTGCTGATATGGTACCACAGATTTATAAGATCGCGGAAGACCCTGAGGTTCTGTTGCCTGCGATGTCATGCATGGACGGGTTCATCCTTTCCCATGTTTATGAGCCCGTGATCCTGCTTGAGCAGAGCCTGACGGATGAATTCCTGCCAGCTTATTCCCCGGAATTCGTGCTTGACCCCAAAAACCCAATGTCATTCGGGGCTTTCGCAGACCCGAGCACATACACGGAGTTCAGGTACAATCAGGAGAAAGCCATGGGTGTTGCACTTAAGAAAATAGAGGAAGTCGCCAGTGAATTCAAGGACGTGTATGGGAGATATTACGGCGGGCTGATCGACGGTTATGCGCTTGATGACGCCGATATAGTTATAATGGCTATGGGTTCGGTCATCGGTACGATAAAGGACACGATAGACGAGCTCAGAAGCAAGGGGGAATCGGTCGGCCTTCTCAAAGTAAGGGCATTTCGGCCTTTCCCCGCAGATGCTATTCGCGCGGCTTTGAAGAACGCCAAAGTCGTTGTTACCCTTGATAAGAATATCTCCATAGGAAAGAACGAAGGCGCACTGTGCACCGAGGTCAAGGCATGCCTCCATAATACCGATCTTCGCACTCCTGTTATCGGTTTCATGCTCGGGCATGGAGGACGGGATATTTCCATGAATACCATCAAGAAGATCATAAATAAAGCCAAGCTGGTTGAAAAGGGGATATTCATTGAAAGCGAATTCGCAGACCTGAGGGAGGATTTCATATGA
- the porD gene encoding pyruvate synthase subunit PorD has product MKLIIKTVVKPGSTRANKTGAWRSFMPVFDHKLCSKCGICAMYCPEGIVYKLENGYFEPDYEYCKGCGICANECPKKAIKMVLEGK; this is encoded by the coding sequence ATGAAACTTATTATTAAGACTGTTGTCAAACCCGGGAGCACACGTGCGAACAAGACCGGAGCATGGCGTTCATTCATGCCTGTTTTTGATCATAAGCTCTGCAGTAAGTGCGGCATCTGCGCCATGTATTGCCCGGAGGGGATCGTGTACAAACTGGAGAACGGCTATTTTGAGCCTGATTATGAATACTGTAAAGGCTGCGGCATATGTGCGAACGAGTGCCCTAAGAAAGCAATAAAAATGGTGCTGGAGGGAAAATGA